CGGCTTCGACGATGACCTTCCCGGCGATGAAGCCTTCGATCATCGCGTAGCTGACTGGCACGTCGGGCTTGTCGGAGCCGGCGAGGACGTCCTTGAGCTCCTTGGCGATCTTGCTCGAGATCTTGTAGGGGCTCGGGGTCACCTGCGCGATGGCGACGCCTTGCAACTGCTCGTCGGAGAGGCGCTTGGCCATCTGTTCCACGTCGGCGCCCGAGTGCGTGAAGATCTGCCCCGTCCCGCCCGCGGCCCGGTACAGCTCGACGAAACCCGCCGCGGCGGCGCCGGTCGCCACGAGCAGGATGGCCTGCGGCTGCGCCTTCACGAACTGGTCGACGGCGGGCGTGACCGTCGTCGTTCCGGACGGATAGGAAGCGTGCGCGACAAGCTGCGCCTTGGATTTCTTCGCTGCCTCGTCGGCCGCCAGCACCAGATTGACCGAACCCGGTCCCGCTTCGTAGAGCATGGCGAGCCGGGTGATACCGATGGTGGCCAGGTGCTCGATGATCTTGTTGATCTCTTCGCGCAGGCCGGCCCGCACGTTGTAGACGTTCGGCGCGTCCGCGCGCAGCTCCCAGGAGCGGTAGCCCACGAGCACCAGCCTCTCGTTGTTCAACAGGCCCGAAGCGATGAGGTCCGCGACGTTCTTGTTGCCGAAATAGCCGGCCAGCACCAGCGGCTTGCTCTCGGTGATCAGTTCGCGGGTGGCGCTCAGCGTGTCTTCGGGCCGGCCGCCGTCGTCCTTGCGCACCAGTGTGAAGCGATGGCCGTTCACGCCACCGGCCTTGTTGACCTGCTTGAACAGCAGTTCCATGCCGGCGGCATACGCGCGGCCCTGGTTGGCTTCCAGGCCGGACATCGGGGCGACCTGGCCAACCACGATGTCCATGGACCAGGCGGCGGGGGCGGCCACTATCGATGCAGCCAGCATGGCCCGGGCAATAGTTCTTCTCATCTCCAACTCCGTCTTGATACTTCCGGTGTGAACGATAGCCGCACTTGGCGCGATCCCAATGGGGAAAGCACGTAAACGTGGAAAGTCCGTCAGTGTGGAAAGCACGTAGGTGCGCAGGCACGACCTTAAGGCCAGATGGCCGGGTGCAACCCCCTCCAAATGGGCGGGGTGGACCAGTCGGAAAATCGGGTAGGGGCGAAATGGCTGCCCGCAGCATCATCCAACGGCGCTGGGTTTGGGAGAGAGCCCGACGCGCAGA
Above is a window of Ramlibacter tataouinensis DNA encoding:
- a CDS encoding ABC transporter substrate-binding protein, which translates into the protein MRRTIARAMLAASIVAAPAAWSMDIVVGQVAPMSGLEANQGRAYAAGMELLFKQVNKAGGVNGHRFTLVRKDDGGRPEDTLSATRELITESKPLVLAGYFGNKNVADLIASGLLNNERLVLVGYRSWELRADAPNVYNVRAGLREEINKIIEHLATIGITRLAMLYEAGPGSVNLVLAADEAAKKSKAQLVAHASYPSGTTTVTPAVDQFVKAQPQAILLVATGAAAAGFVELYRAAGGTGQIFTHSGADVEQMAKRLSDEQLQGVAIAQVTPSPYKISSKIAKELKDVLAGSDKPDVPVSYAMIEGFIAGKVIVEAVRRQGRAPTREGIAAALDSMDNFDVGGYAVGYKSGSRTGSKYVELSIVSGAGKIRQ